Part of the Triticum aestivum cultivar Chinese Spring chromosome 4D, IWGSC CS RefSeq v2.1, whole genome shotgun sequence genome is shown below.
GGTGGATTTTGTTAATTAATGTTACCATGCGCCTCAATGGACTGGATGGAATGGACGGGAGTGAGTTTTCTTTCACCCACCCCCAATTGGTAAGGCCCGCATGGATAGAATTGGATCAAACGAGTCTTCCATCCATTATTAATGATGTGGCAAAGTGACGGGTCTCACATAGAAAGAAATGAGTTATGGGAGGCGACAACGAGGTGAAGACTTGACAAAAACTTAGGCTATCGTCACACACAGGCTTCAGTCCAATTTCTTCGCTCGAGTTGGTGGCACATCCATAATTTGAACCGGAGATGGATAGTGCCACAAACCTAATTTTCCCTTCTTTTTTCTGCACATCATAGTAATCTGTATAAGGTTAGAACAAAAATTACAGACACACACTTCGTACACCGATGTACATGTAAAAGAAATTCATAGTTTCCCAAAATATGAAAGCGAGCAAAAGCAACCAGTTAGGTGGACACTGGACAGTACATTTTCCGACTACAGAGCACACATTGGGTTCACTGCTTCGTTCGACTGAAATCATTGGGATAGTCAAGACAGAAGCATAGAGCACTATAACAGAATTCGACCGACCGGTAGACTGCTGATATCAAACAGCTTATTCCTCGCGTTTGTTTGACCATATTCGTCCCATTACAGTGAACATAAAATGCGCCAGCATAACCATTTCAGCTTTAACGTGTATCTTTACTCAAACAAGTTAAGAAAATGCTTGTTTAAGTGTAGTGATAGTAGGTAGGTTACATATGTGATTGCATTGCACGTTCAGATCTGTACAGCAAAAAGCTAGTGCTAGGGCTACTCTGCTGACGTGATGTGCTGCAGCATGAACGACCTTGTCTTGCCATCTGGTGTTAGCCCAATGCTCCGCATTTTTGTGTACACCCTCCTGGCTAATCTGATCTTGTCACGCAAACAAAGCCCGTGTATGACCGTGTTGTAGATCGAAGAATCTGGAGCGACCTCCTGCAATGTTCAGAACTATTCAGTATGGAAATGAATGGTGATTCTAAAGAACCAAAACTGCGGTCAAGTTTGACCAAATCAAAAACGTGAGTGGCAAATCTCGAACGGTTAGCTTAAATGGTTACATATATGATGGTTACTGCTGATATCCAGTAGGCATAGCCAAAATGTCAATTCAAAACTTCATTAAAGGTTTAATTCAATTGTAACTTATGACCATGCAATGTATCAGTTCTTTTAGGCTAGCAAATGTGCACGCCAAACAGTTAAGTAGAAAATAAAGCCATGTGTATCGAAGTGAATTTCATTTGTGCAAAGAACAGAAGTCCACTTGGAACAACAAATTCTAGAAATATAAGCACTCACACAGTTATATGTGAGAGGACTTCCTTTCATATTGCGAACAAAGACTACGAAAATCAAAGCCTAGGCAAGAAGCTACTTAAGATTTTCATTTGATATAACCCATACTCCTGAAACTTGCTGCTCACTCTCAGTATGGAAGAACCTTACTACAGCAGACAACAGACTTATATCTCAGCTTAACAGTGTTGATTTTCTTAGTCAATTGACCCTGGGAGATTGCAACTTTTCCATAATGGTAATGTAGCTTTGAAGAACTGAGAATCGAAGCACCAAATGTTTAGACACTAGAACACTAGAGTAGTCCATAGTAATGCTATGGGAAATTCAAAATCATTACCAGCTAGTTCAACAGAAATAAAACAACAAAGAACAAAATAGTACCTCCAGTATATCCTCTACTTCGTCCCAAAGAGATCCCCAAATGCAAGCTCTTATAACAGATAAATGTGTGAATGTGTCTGGTGAGCACCTTTCATGAGTCATACGCCGGTATACTTTCAGAGCAACTTTTGGCTCACAAGCAACCTCACAAGCACGTATCACGTGATTGTAAGAGACAGCTGAAATTTGCAGTCCGCTTTTTTCCATCATCCACAACAATTGCAAAGCATGCTCCCATTGACCAAGTCTTTCACAAGACATCAAAGCTATATTGTAGAGATGACTGTTTAAGACAGATGGATGCTTGGATTTAATTCCTTGGAAAAGCTCTAGGGCGTCCCAGCATCGACCAGACCTATACAACGCTGACAGCAATGCGCTCCATGTATATTGATCAGGCTCAAGTTCTGAAGATGTTAGAAGATGGTACATCCTAAAGGCGAGCTCGTCTTCACCAGCCTTTCCAAGTGAGTTGATAACCGAGTTAAACACAATGATATTGGGCTTCATGCCAGCACTCAACATTCTCCTAAATGTGGCCAGCGCAAACTCCCACCTCCCTTCTTTGGTGCACGAGGCAATGATGGCCTTCATTATGTCTTCACTTGGATCAAGCCCGTCGCGGAGCATTTCCTCATAAGCAGCAATAACTAACTCAGACTGTCCACATTGCACAAATGTGCTAACCAACAAATCATAAGTCATCAAAGTCCCACTTAAAGAGTTCTCTGCTAGCCTTCCCCACAGTTTCTCCACTTGCCTCCAGTCTTTCGCTCTTCCGCATGCAGATATCATAGTGTTGTACACAATCACATCAAGGGTTTCCCTCGATTCAGCGCACTCTTCAATCTCACTGAACATTTGCAAGGCAGACATATAGCCCTCGGTCCTTGCAACAGCCTTGAGTATCAAGGTGTATGTATGGCCAGTTGCCAATCCTTTCCCCTTCATGAACTCATACATCTTCATGGCGTCCATGGAGGAACCTCTGCGGACAAAACTGGCCAAAAGGGAGTTACAGGCGTGCGAGTTGGGCTGAAGGCCAGACGCCAGCATTGAATCAAACAGCTCTATGGCACTCCTGACCTTGTTGGACTGGCTCAGCTTCATCAACCTTCTGGACAGCAATTCCTCATCCCTCTCTTCCAGGAAGTGCAGCCTTGATCCCTCACGCTCGAATTTATCCGCCGGCTCTGAAGCTGACGCTGATGGCACGCTTCTCGCGCCCACAGGGTCCTTCTCCACGGCAGCCGGCCTCGCCGGACGGCGCCGGAGCCCGTGCCTCTGGTGGTAATCGAAACCAGCAGCACCAGGTCGCTCATCTTCCACGCCCCGAACCCCCAAGCCGGACTCCTCCTTGCCGGTGACATCAGATTCGAGGACGCACGGAGCCGCTCTGCAAACACGCGCCCCTCTCGCCGTCACCGCGCCGCCGCTTACCGGACGGGCGTCACCTCTGCTCCGGCCGCCGGTCGCTGGACGGACTCTCGTGCCCTGGCCGCCCTTCGCGCTACGCCGGGGCAGCTCCTGGCTGAAGGAACCGCGGCTTGTGCTGCAGCCGCTCCAAACCGCAGCCATACCCGCGCCAAATGCAAATGGGATGCGGGGATTTCAATCACCAAACTCGAGCAGTGGACGGAGCACCTTTGAGGCAGACCCGGCAGCCGCGCCCACCGCACTGGCGAACTTCCGGCGGGAAGGGCTCGCAGCGCCGCCGCGCCGAGAATGAACCCGCGCTAGGGCTCGCTCACGCGAGGAGAAAGGAAGAGAAAAGGTTGATGTCGATGCGCGTAGCTAGGGTGATGGGTGGAGATGAGGCTGCGGGAATGGAGGGGAATCAATCGAAGCCGAGGCCTCGCCGTCCCCAACAGAGAAGCTCGCGCGCGAGTCGCCTCCGGTGAGGGGGCGGAGAAGGGGGAGCGTGCCTTATCCCTTTTTCCGTTTCTCTATCTCTCTTTACAGTGGGCCCCACCGAACATCTATCTTCCGTTTACCTCAGGTTTCTTTTGATTCCATTTCAAATATAGGAGTTGAATCTGAAGTTTCTCCAAGAAGGCTTTAAACTATCTACTATTCTTCCAAAACAAATACACTGAGATATTTGTTTATCTTCCATAGTAAATGCAACTGTAATTATCTTAAATTCGAGTTGAAGCTTCCCTGAATGACTAGTTTGCGAGCAGGAGTTATTAGTTTGCGAGCAGGAGTCGCCAGTCAAGGTACAGGCAATGGCACGGAAGCCGAGGGAGGCAATTACTGATGTTATTTGTGAGCCGGAGTCGCCGCTCAAGGTAGATGTCATCTTCGGAGTGGTTAGACTCAATGAAGTGATGAGTTGTCGGCCACCGAAATCGGGATGACCATGGACGGATATAGGACCAGCGATGGCTACAACTGAGTTAGGATATGAGTTAGGAAAAGGATGACGAGGGGTTGCAGTGTTGTTCGCCGCGAGCGAGGAAGACTATTGATGGGATGAGGTCGAGTGGGAGCTATCGAAAGGTATGTCAAAACCAAGTGTGGGTTGAGAAAATATAAAGCTCCTCTTCGCATCGCGGCAACGTCCCGCCTTATCTGGTAGTTGTGGTTATGAAAACATTGAAATGGTGTCGTCTTCAGTGATGACATCCCATCACTCTGAAACCTTTGTGCATCTTCGTTTATTCCTATATATTTAAAAGCCTCTCAATATCTCCATATAAATTGTAAGATTCCAAACTTTGAAACTTGTACAACTATGACACAATCCATAAATGCCCCTCGTCTAGTAAACTTTTAATGCATAGCAATTTGTACCATACTTGGCGAAAGGAAAACTATACAACTTGTCCAAGCACTGAAGCACGCCACCTATCTGAACTTCTCCAACAAACAACTTCGAAGTCCTTGGATAGTATATAGTATCCAAACCTTTCCCTCGATAGCTAGGGAAACTCTCACCTCCAAGCTTCATCGATAAGTATGTGGATTCGCCTCCCCTTTGCTTGACGCTTTGATGGCCCATTGCGGGGAGGGGAATCCCGATGCCTCCGCTTCTCTAgtagttagggttagggttttttagcgcttcttctttgagtttgtcttccAAACTCCGGTCCTCCTCGAGTTCGCCTCCTGAATGTAGTCCACTAAGCTCCGATGCAGATTCCTATTGTTAGAGATATGATGGGCAAAACAACACGAGAAGAACGAAAACAAGCAGGAGACACAAGATTTAACGTGGAAAACCCCTCCAACACGAAGGGGAAAAAACCACGGGCGCCAGCCAGCAAAACTTCACTATATCGGGGAAGGTTACAAACGTCGGGGGATTTATAACTGATCAACTCATCCAGTGCGGCGGCTTACAAAGGATATATTTAACACAGGCGACCTAAGTCAGTATTGATACGTAGGCCCAAGCCTACCGGCGACGGGCCTCGGTCCGCTCGCTGGTCAGAAGTTATCATTTAtctttatacttgaatttggaTCATAACATAACACCTATTGTCTCCTTGAGGTGATGAGGTTAGTGTTTCTCGTCACACGTGCGTGATGGCGAGATTTGATGTCAAATGCTTCAGATCTATTCAAGGGTTCAACGGTGATGATTACGGCTCTAGGGCGTCGACCCTTTACTTTGGCTTAAGGTGGTTTGAAGAAGTTATATAGTGCATGAAGTCTAGCGTCACGCCAAGTCACTCCTGCTGATTTCAAACTACCCTTGACATCTTGGCCGAGAATACGTAGGCTAGTGTGGTATTGCGAAAACTTATTGTCTACTATAACGAGTTTTGTCGGCTTCAGCGAGGAAGGAacaatgacggcggcgcgccttctgctcgcttcagtgattgtagtcgtcgctagtGGTCCATGGACCTGGTTGTCATTTTTATTACCTCTAATGTtttttgtactgtcatgattgaggatgaatagattggaaatttcATACAAAAAGTTATATATTGCTAAAATTTTGACGTAGTCAGAAACGTCAAAATTTGACATTGGTTCTAAGTTTGCAAATATAGATGGGACCCACCACAAAATTAGAAGTTGCTAAATTCTCTATTCTTTCTACTGATGGGCACTAGGTTGTCACCTTTCCATTTCCACCCGAGGTGAGAGGTGGTAGCATGCATGGCATCAATATCTTTGGATTTGGCCTCAGCGTACAGAGCTGCTCCGCTCCTGCATCCCTAATCCAAGGACTTTGAACTTGCTTCTCCTATAAGTTTAGATAGGTAATCTGCTCGGACGAGTTGCAAAGAGCTCGTTTCCCGACTATAGTATGAACTGTCGCGCATTCGAACTCTGTTATGGGGGGAGGGGGGTGTGTTTCATGATATGTTACTACGGTGTACAAAGTTTAGAACTTGTTGATGACAATTGGCTGTGTGTATCATGAGCTAATTTCATCTCCTACTTGCAAAGTAAAAATATCACAATGACTTACAAGGGTACATTAAATGTCGTGGACTCGATTCCTCCATGGAATCTCGCAATCGCGATCTTTTGAGATCGAAGcttgccatcaatgtggacgtACGATATCACCACCTATTGAAACCACGGGACAAAAATCTTTTGTGTCACTATTGCGTTTAAGAATCTCCTAAACTCTACTCCTTACATTCTTGCACTTGCATATTTTTTTAACATTCCGTTGTCTATATTCTAGAAATGTATGGTGTAAGGTGTGCTTGTACTACCCTAGCCTTTGCGAAAATCTACCTAAATGTCAAACATGTTAAAATTGGTCACTGGCTCGTGCTAGTTGTCTATTCactgccccccctccccccctcccccctctagaCACTCCTTTGGATCCTAGAGAGGTGGTATCGTTGGCCTCAGCACACAGAGCAGAGCTGCTCCGCTCCTGCATCCCTAATCCAAAGATATTGGATGATATTTCACTACGGTTATACAAAGTTTAGAAATTGTTGATGACAATTGGCAGTGTGTATCATGAGCTAATTTCATCTCCTACttgcaaagtaaataaaaatatCACAAGGACTTACAAGTTACAAGGGTACACTAAATGTCGTGGCTTGTCGCTTTTCTTTTGGTCTATTGGTCGTATGCGTGCATCGTCTGGTGCAAAGGTGACGAGAGTTTGCTCTGCATTTTGTAACCTGGTAGCTCTTTTGCTAGAAGCCTAGAACAAAATCTTGGAAGTTGGAAATCGGAGCCCCTTCTTGGGACAGAACGTAGCACATCATCAACTTTTCCCTTTCTAGCTAATAGGATCCTACCTGCCGCACCAAGAAAGCGCAAAGTGGCAAATCTGGCATCAAGCAACCATTgtactcctccgttcctaaatatttgtctttctagacattacaaatggactaccacatacggatgtatgtagacatattttagagtgtagattcactcgttttgctccgtatgtagtcacttgttgaaatatgtagaaagacaaatatttaggaacggagggagtagatcggaTCCAGCACTCGCGATATGAAACGGTAAAAAAGAAAAATTAGATTCCATTATCCAAAGAAAGTGGCCAATTAGCTATGTGCAGAGCACGAGTATCCGGCATAATTAGGCAGGGGTAATGCACGAGAAGATGCTAATTTGCATTAAGGAAAGCTGTCATTCCTAGGCTAGCTGTCATATTTGACTTGAGCCGAAGGCAGAAGGTGGGATTCTTCCTGGAGGGCAGCGCAAACCCAAAAGGGGATGGATTCTTGAAGGCTTCCACGAAGGTAAAGCAATCCCATCTCGAAGGCTCCAATACATATGCTCTTTGCCTGCCTCCAAGACAACAGTTTCCTTGCCCTCTTCCAACCATCTCCCCCCTCTCATCCTCACCACCTCCAAATACAAGCAAGCCATAGTTAAATGCAAGGCTTGGTGCCCCTTGGAGCTGCTTCTTCTCTACAAATACATTGCGCGCCATGGACAGCGATTCGAAGGCGCTGAGGTAAAGAACCGCGTGCGGGCAGCATCTGAAAGCTTTGGATCTTTTCCCTTCTCTGTTTGGCTGATTAACTGTGAGCTTCTTCTCCATGCCAACCTCTTTTATAAACGACAGCTTTTGTGTTTTTCTACTCTCAAAAAATATTTTACGTTCTTATTGTCTTCGTCGTTCGAGGGCTTCAAACTTTTCCAAGCACAACATATTAGTTGATCCTTCCCTTTTATTCTACTTTACTGGTTCTTAGATCATCTTTTTGTAGGGTTCAGTTTTCTGGCGTAGAGAAGAGAGACAAAGGTAGCCGGGAAGCTTCTACAATACTGCCACAAGAAAACTCGGCTCCTGGAAGAGGTATGTGATCAGATTTGCTCTTTCAGGCTGAGCATAATAAacatttttcgataaagggcgcttttattatctcaaaatgtagcatcaaagtGATACAAAGCATTAAGAgtatcacccggcctctgcataactaggatgcacacagccaaacaccaGTAGTCTGATAAGTAGAAAGATAAAAGACCGACAATTCGGCAACAGTAGAgtctatagaccgacactatgcctatgtcgaaagaGATGGTGGACCGAGCCGGAGATTATGCTGccatccatgttgggtaaaaacctccgtagccacctgctccaacagcgtacacaccgccttgaacagcggtTGGTACTCCGCTCGTTGTAGCGTACACCACgtacgaagcgagtgcgtacaacggaaaataacctgcaaaggcaAAACAGTTTTGTCATTAAAAACaacatcatttctacatagccaaagcgaccatagtaaggcatacgctcccacccttattagcgttttgtacctatttgaaataccgtccagccaatgaccaaaaatattggcaacacttgtgggtggatacaaatttgacgctatttggatggctgaccacgtagaacgcgcaaacttacagtgaaaaaagaggtgtttaattgtctcgtcgtgagtacaaaaacaacacttcttacttcccGACCAGTTGCGTCTTGCGAGGTTGTCTTTTGTTAGCACAACTCCCCTACGGAGATACCACATGAATATTTTGACTTTAAGTGGTACCTTCNNNNNNNNNNNNNNNNNNNNNNNNNNNNNNNNNNNNNNNNNNNNNNNNNNNNNNNNNNNNNNNNNNNNNNNNNNNNNNNNNNNNNNNNNNNNNNNNNNNNNNNNNNNNNNNNNNNNNNNNNNNNNNNNNNNNNNNNNNNNNNNNNNNNNNNNNNNNNNNNNNNNNNNNNNNNNNNNNNNNNNNNNNNNNNNNNNNNNNNNNNNNNNNNNNNNNNNNNNNNNNNNNNNNNNNNNNNNNNNNNNNNNNNNNNNNNNNNNNNNNNNNNNNNNNNNNNNNNNNNNNNNNNNNNNNNNNNNNNNNNNNNNNNNNNNNNNNNNNNNNNNNNNNNNNNNNNNNNNNNNNNNNNNNNNNNNNNNNNNNNNNNNNNNNNNNNNNNNNNNNNNNNNNNNNNNNNNNNNNNNNNNNNNNNNNNNNNNNNNNNNNNNNNNNNNNNNNNNNNNNNNNNNNNNNNNNNNNGCACTACTCCTGTAATTTGCCCGTCCTGCTTGGCGCgctcaatcagaatagccaacatgtcagccacaatgttaaataacattggggatATGGCATCACCCTGTCGTAGTCCTTTTTTTGTCTGAAAATAATGGCCgacatcatcattgactttgatggccacactacctccagttacaaaattGTGGATCCACTTGCACCATTTATCGGAGAAGCCTTTCATCCTTAGGGCCTGTTGGAGGAAagaccatttgaccttgtcataggctttttcaaagtctaTTTTGAATACTACTCCACTCATGTTTTTCCGGTGCATCTCATGGACGGTCTCATGCAGGATTACTACGCCATCGAGTATGTTCCTTCCTTGCATGAAAGCTGTTTGAGATGGCCGAACAACATGGTCAGCTACCGAGTTTAATCTATTCGTCgccactttggtgaaaatcttgaagctgacattaaggaggcatatgggtCTGAACTGTTGAATCCGTTCGGCCTCCTTAATCTTCGGCAACAAGACAATCTCGCCAAAATTAAGTCTGAATAGGTCAAGTTGGTCGGCATGAAAACAATTGAACAACTCCAAAAGGTCGGACTTGATGatatcccagaaattctgatagaattctgTGGGGAAGCCATCAGGGCctggagctttgttatgttccatttggaacaccgcAGCTCGTACCTCCTCTTCTGAGAATGGTGCCGTTAGGATATCGTTTTCATCTGCTGTGACATGTGGAATATCATCTATTCGGGTTTCATCAAGGGTGAAATTCCCTTCAGTCGGCGCTCCGAAAAGAGATTTGTAGTATTTGGTGATATACTTTTTGAGCTCCTCCTGACCTTCGATCCTAAACATAATTCAAAATAAACTCGGCTCCTGAAAGTTTCAGCTTAATAAACATAATTCGAAAAAAACATTATTGTTATCTTATTTTTGTTCAGTAAGAAGTACATTCCACTTATATTCCTATCCTATAACACTATGATCAATCAGTTAATCCACACTGTAAAACATAAATTATGGAACCATCAGATATTCAGATGCTATGAGCAAGGAAACTACTCTTCAAACAGATTCGTGCCAGAAACCAGCTATAGATTTTTCCTAATTGACTTCGCGCCGAACTGAATTTTCGTTAGAAGAAACAAATCCATCATGATGaaccaaacaaacaaaaaaaaaaggAACAAAGAACCTGACTGGCATTGCCACCTTCCAGCACAAATGGATAGCGGCGACGAATACAACGCTATATTCGCAGCCACAATTGCCGCGGCGGCATATGCAATCGCAGCAGAAGAAGAGAAGCAGAAGGCCAGCCCTGTTCAGCCGCCAACCAAGAGAGGTGAAAGCATGAGAAAGCCTACAGGAGGCAGCAAGATCTCAAGATGGTTCAGTGCCAAAGAGCGTGCAGAAGATGCTGACGAGGGACCAGGTATTCTTATCTACTGCCCACTTAACACAATCCCTTGTCACTTCTACTGTACTAAAACCTCTTATAACAATGTCGCATCGCATTATCGTTTCAGCCAACATATCGGTAAGGAGGCCGCTGAAACCAGAGCAGAGGAAGCCCGGAGGCACGGGTTCAGACCAAAAGGTGCCATTGCCACTTCCACCAAAGATGCATGATTCTTCTGTGGGAGCAAAAAAGGCTCCAGGATCCTCCAGAAAATCACCAGAGAAGAAAGGAAGCAAGAGGTTTGAGCAGGAACAGGCAGTTCAGAGGGTACCAACCGCTGTCAGGCCAGCAACATCGTATCAGTCTAGGCAGAACGACGATGGCACAGCTGGAGTAACCACTATTGCCGGCACACAAACCAAGGCTGATGCATGGGAGAAGGAAAGGCTTGCTAGAGTCAGGGAGGAGTGAGTATAAATATTTCAGTTTTTGCTGATTATTTGATGCGGCTACAGCTAACATAACCGCCAAATTTAGGTACGAAAAGATGATGGAAACCATAGCTGAGTGGGAGACTGAGAAGAAGGTGAAGGCCAAGCGCCAAAAAGAACAGAAAGAGGTTTTTGTTGATTCGAAAGCATAATTTGATAGAGCAGAGCAGCATGTTTCTCTTTTTTTAGAAGAATAGGGCACTGTGTTTTTCATTGTTATTATTAATTATTTTATTTGCGGGGGAGAGGGGGTATAATCCTTATGTGCAAAACCAAATCATTACCATGATTCATGATACAATTATTTACAAAATGATGGGGCTGAAGGAACTGAGAACTTGCTAAATTGCAGGTTGCGTTGGACAGAAAGAGAGCGAAACAACTGGCGGAATACAATCAGGAAATGACAAGGATCAACAAAATTGCTGGAGGAGCAAGGTCAATGGCAGGGGAAAGGAAATACGAGGATGAGAAAAAGATCAGAGAGAAGGCCAAGAAGATACGATCAACAGGAAAGTCTCCCCGTGGATGCTGCTTTTGAGACATTGCCATTCTACAAAATTTGAAACAAAATGAATGGTGCGACTTGAATGCGATATGAGTCTCACAACAGTTATGTATTGTATTATAAAACGTATTTGGTTTGATGAGTGATAAGAGTGTAGAGTTGCATCCAACATGCAATTGCATTGTATCAGGATCAACATAAAAAAGTTTGAAGGGTGTGGATGATGAAAAGTACCAAGGAATTACCTGTGcatacatcttcaagatgaagcaGGGATTGTAAGAAAATAGGCATTGCAACAGAACACGTTCAGGAGCTCCCCTGCATCAGCTCAAGGCCAATAACATACAAATACACCCACCAGGATAGCAAATTCAAACCCAAGATTAAGAGTAGCATACTTGTAACAAATTTCAAACCAACACTCTTGTATTATAGAACTTCACAAATCCAAGCCAACAAAAGCACACTTGGTTTTGTTTTCTTGGTGTCTCAATCGATTTACATTGAAATATAACTGAAAGCACTATCTGCATGAAGCCCCTTGGCCATGCACTGTAATAATCCAAACCTTTGGGCAAATGTTACTTCTCGCTAAaagagatgcaacacacaagctaTACAAAAATACTCTTCACTCAATCCAGTTTCGGAGGAAAAAGAAAGAAGATTCCAGAACATTAATGAGAAAATTTGGCAATTCCGTAAGATGTGCATAATCTACAATGGCTCATCCCGTGCCTTTTCATCTTCATCTTGAGCTAAGTATGGTGAGTTACCTGCCTGTGGTGTAGTGGGATTGCCGTCCTGGAGAAGTATCACCGTTTCAAAAGCACCAACCAAAGCTTTTACCTTGC
Proteins encoded:
- the LOC123098289 gene encoding pentatricopeptide repeat-containing protein At3g29290 translates to MAAVWSGCSTSRGSFSQELPRRSAKGGQGTRVRPATGGRSRGDARPVSGGAVTARGARVCRAAPCVLESDVTGKEESGLGVRGVEDERPGAAGFDYHQRHGLRRRPARPAAVEKDPVGARSVPSASASEPADKFEREGSRLHFLEERDEELLSRRLMKLSQSNKVRSAIELFDSMLASGLQPNSHACNSLLASFVRRGSSMDAMKMYEFMKGKGLATGHTYTLILKAVARTEGYMSALQMFSEIEECAESRETLDVIVYNTMISACGRAKDWRQVEKLWGRLAENSLSGTLMTYDLLVSTFVQCGQSELVIAAYEEMLRDGLDPSEDIMKAIIASCTKEGRWEFALATFRRMLSAGMKPNIIVFNSVINSLGKAGEDELAFRMYHLLTSSELEPDQYTWSALLSALYRSGRCWDALELFQGIKSKHPSVLNSHLYNIALMSCERLGQWEHALQLLWMMEKSGLQISAVSYNHVIRACEVACEPKVALKVYRRMTHERCSPDTFTHLSVIRACIWGSLWDEVEDILEEVAPDSSIYNTVIHGLCLRDKIRLARRVYTKMRSIGLTPDGKTRSFMLQHITSAE
- the LOC123098291 gene encoding remorin isoform X2; the protein is MDSDSKALRVQFSGVEKRDKGSREASTILPQENSAPGRAQMDSGDEYNAIFAATIAAAAYAIAAEEEKQKASPVQPPTKRGESMRKPTGGSKISRWFSAKERAEDADEGPANISVRRPLKPEQRKPGGTGSDQKVPLPLPPKMHDSSVGAKKAPGSSRKSPEKKGSKRFEQEQAVQRVPTAVRPATSYQSRQNDDGTAGVTTIAGTQTKADAWEKERLARVREEYEKMMETIAEWETEKKVALDRKRAKQLAEYNQEMTRINKIAGGARSMAGERKYEDEKKIREKAKKIRSTGKSPRGCCF
- the LOC123098291 gene encoding remorin 1.4 isoform X1; this encodes MDSDSKALRVQFSGVEKRDKGSREASTILPQENSAPGRAQMDSGDEYNAIFAATIAAAAYAIAAEEEKQKASPVQPPTKRGESMRKPTGGSKISRWFSAKERAEDADEGPANISVRRPLKPEQRKPGGTGSDQKVPLPLPPKMHDSSVGAKKAPGSSRKSPEKKGSKRFEQEQAVQRVPTAVRPATSYQSRQNDDGTAGVTTIAGTQTKADAWEKERLARVREEYEKMMETIAEWETEKKVKAKRQKEQKEVALDRKRAKQLAEYNQEMTRINKIAGGARSMAGERKYEDEKKIREKAKKIRSTGKSPRGCCF
- the LOC123098291 gene encoding remorin 1.4 isoform X3; the protein is MDSGDEYNAIFAATIAAAAYAIAAEEEKQKASPVQPPTKRGESMRKPTGGSKISRWFSAKERAEDADEGPANISVRRPLKPEQRKPGGTGSDQKVPLPLPPKMHDSSVGAKKAPGSSRKSPEKKGSKRFEQEQAVQRVPTAVRPATSYQSRQNDDGTAGVTTIAGTQTKADAWEKERLARVREEYEKMMETIAEWETEKKVKAKRQKEQKEVALDRKRAKQLAEYNQEMTRINKIAGGARSMAGERKYEDEKKIREKAKKIRSTGKSPRGCCF